The following are encoded together in the Vigna angularis cultivar LongXiaoDou No.4 chromosome 9, ASM1680809v1, whole genome shotgun sequence genome:
- the LOC108347241 gene encoding alpha-galactosidase 1, with protein sequence MLVFVVLTLLFCSLCDSSRLMKNVESQNRRNLLANGLGLTPPMGWNSWNHYHENINETIIRKAADVLVSSGLSELGYIYVNIDDGWGEMTRDIDDNLVPDKKHFPFGIKALADYVHERGLKLGIYADAGYYTCEKRMPGSLGYEEQDAKTFASWGVDYLKYDNCNNGGIKPLQRYPIMTRALMKAGRPIYFSLCEWGDMHPALWGFPVGNSWRTSDDIDDNWERMVSRIDRNDVYADFAKPGGWNDPDMLEVGNGKMKKHEYVVHFSLWAISKAPLLIGCDLGKMDDDTLEILSNAEVIAVNQDPLGVQAKRVRMEGALEVWAGPLSEYRVAVLLLNKCSDRLSEMTAEWEDIGLDPSTVVQARDLWEHETLERQFVGKMTVTVEPHSCKMYVLKPIA encoded by the exons ATGTTGGTGTTTGTTGTGCTGACACTATTGTTTTGCTCTTTATGTGATTCTTCAAGGTTGATGAAGAATGTTGAAAGCCAAAATAGGAGAAATCTTCTTGCGAATGGCCTTGGTCTCACTCCTCCAATGGG GTGGAATAGCTGGAATCATTATCACGAGAATATAAATGAAACCATCATCCGAAAAGCAG CTGATGTCCTTGTTTCTTCTGGTCTTTCTGAGCTTGGGTACATTTACGTTAACATAG ATGATGGCTGGGGTGAAATGACTCGAGATATCGAT GATAATTTGGTACCtgataaaaaacattttccttttgGCATCAAAGCCCTAGCAGATTATGTTCATGAGAGGGGTCTGAAGCTTGGCATTTATGCAGATGCAGG GTACTATACTTGTGAAAAACGTATGCCTGGTTCACTTGGCTATGAAGAGCAAGATGCCAAGACTTTCGCATCATGG GGTGTTGATTATCTCAAGTATGATAATTGTAACAATGGTGGAATAAAGCCTCTTCAAAG ATATCCTATTATGACTCGAGCTTTGATGAAGGCAGGCCGTCCAATCTACTTCTCATTATGTGAATG GGGAGACATGCACCCTGCATTATGGGGTTTTCCAGTGGGAAATAGCTGGAGAACTAGTGATGACATTGATGATAACTGGGAAAG AATGGTTTCAAGAATAGACAGAAATGATGTTTATGCTGATTTTGCAAAACCTGGTGGTTGGAATG ATCCTGACATGCTGGAGGTAGGAAATGGAAAGATGAAGAAACATGAATACGTTGTTCACTTCAGTTTATGGGCCATTTCCAAG GCTCCTCTTCTTATTGGCTGTGATCTTGGAAAAATGGACGATGACACTCTAGAGATACTATCAAATGCAGAGGTTATTGCAGTTAACCAAG ATCCACTTGGTGTACAAGCTAAAAGGGTTAGGATGGAAGGAGCACTCGAG GTTTGGGCAGGTCCTCTTTCAGAATACAGGGTGGCTGTTCTCTTACTGAATAAATGCAGTGATCGCCTTTCAGAGATGACTGCAGAATGGGAAGATATCGGCCTTGACCCTTCAACTGTTGTTCAAGCAAGAGATCTTTGGGAG CACGAGACATTGGAAAGACAGTTCGTGGGCAAAATGACTGTCACTGTTGAACCGCATTCTTGCAAGATGTATGTGTTGAAGCCAATAGCTTGA